One stretch of Dokdonia sp. Hel_I_53 DNA includes these proteins:
- a CDS encoding LysM peptidoglycan-binding domain-containing protein: MKNYLIIGIVIFCCAFAKACTSSAPLTKETQSYQKFVSHQVEKGETVGSISKKYNIDQADITKLNPDAKNGIYEGLVLILPASASISVSSQKEVLPLEKELKFKIHKVKRKEGLYGISKEYGVPQDVIKKYNKQLYSGVLRKGDKIRIPINYAAVIAATSETLPQEGEITSDGYLLYKVLAKETKYGIARKYGISIAELETLNPEVKEGLQEGVIIKVPQGSFSNSAIIDSEKYGIYEVQKGNTIYSLLRLFQMEADELLSLNPALDDGLKEGMVLVVPKGTPGSINPQVDNEMENPMEGEISQSQKVSLLDSLNDFSTKRIAIMLPFGVDRIRQDSAKVNERLLKDDRILRLSLDLYSGMLMAVSDAKKAGISTIIDTYDTSYDLKDGAATNARKVESIVLSNNFQDTKAVIGPLLGNNINRVSTLLSDRNIPVISPISSNVLGDDNVFISKPNEDLLRDKMLSYLKMMGEGKNIVVIADSKNTASRIKIKSIFPNAKSVEPRSGEKGLYLYTGDVAEQLSDELENWVILESNDIPLISNVTTSLNAQVGVKKVVLFTTNKGNAYDSDEIQHTHLRNLQFHFPSVNKEYKYATAKKFVNTYEDMYGISPSDNAIRGYDLMFDTILRVTYANDLYNAAMTGVETDYVENKFRYGRNVKGGFINDAVYLLKYNDDLKLEEVTFLEPVLE, encoded by the coding sequence ATGAAAAATTATTTAATAATAGGGATTGTTATTTTTTGTTGCGCTTTCGCGAAAGCGTGTACAAGTTCAGCTCCTCTAACAAAAGAGACACAGTCATATCAAAAATTTGTGTCTCATCAAGTAGAGAAAGGAGAAACTGTTGGTAGTATTTCTAAAAAATATAATATTGATCAGGCAGATATAACCAAACTTAATCCTGATGCAAAAAATGGAATTTATGAAGGCTTAGTACTGATTTTGCCAGCTTCTGCTTCCATCTCTGTTTCATCTCAAAAAGAAGTGTTACCTCTAGAAAAAGAGCTTAAGTTTAAGATTCATAAGGTTAAGCGTAAGGAAGGCTTATACGGAATATCTAAAGAATACGGAGTGCCTCAGGACGTAATTAAAAAATATAATAAGCAATTATATAGTGGCGTTTTACGTAAAGGCGATAAAATCAGAATTCCAATTAATTATGCAGCAGTTATAGCAGCAACCTCTGAGACACTCCCACAAGAAGGTGAGATAACCTCAGACGGATATCTTTTATATAAGGTTTTAGCGAAGGAAACTAAATATGGTATTGCGCGTAAATATGGTATTTCTATCGCAGAGCTAGAGACACTAAATCCCGAAGTTAAAGAGGGACTTCAAGAAGGTGTGATTATTAAAGTACCTCAAGGATCCTTTTCAAATAGTGCAATTATAGACTCTGAAAAATATGGTATTTATGAAGTTCAGAAAGGAAATACCATCTATAGCTTGTTGCGACTTTTTCAAATGGAAGCCGATGAATTACTTAGTTTAAATCCAGCACTAGACGATGGTTTAAAAGAGGGAATGGTGCTAGTCGTCCCTAAAGGAACTCCAGGGTCAATCAACCCACAAGTTGATAATGAAATGGAAAACCCTATGGAGGGTGAAATTTCTCAGAGTCAAAAGGTAAGTTTGTTAGATAGCTTAAATGATTTCTCTACAAAAAGAATTGCGATTATGTTGCCATTTGGTGTTGATCGCATACGTCAAGATAGCGCTAAGGTAAATGAGCGATTACTAAAGGATGATCGTATTTTGAGATTATCGTTAGATCTATACTCTGGTATGCTTATGGCGGTGAGTGATGCAAAAAAAGCTGGTATATCCACTATTATTGATACCTATGATACGTCCTATGATTTAAAGGATGGTGCTGCTACAAATGCACGAAAAGTGGAAAGCATCGTTTTATCAAATAACTTTCAAGACACAAAAGCCGTGATCGGACCTTTATTAGGGAATAATATTAATAGAGTGTCGACTTTATTAAGTGATCGTAATATTCCTGTTATTTCACCTATATCTAGCAATGTACTGGGAGATGACAATGTATTTATCTCTAAGCCAAATGAAGATTTACTCCGTGACAAAATGTTATCGTATCTCAAGATGATGGGAGAAGGAAAAAATATAGTTGTGATTGCAGATTCTAAAAATACAGCGTCGCGTATAAAAATAAAATCTATTTTCCCAAATGCTAAATCTGTTGAGCCTCGTAGTGGAGAAAAAGGTCTTTACCTGTATACAGGTGATGTAGCAGAACAGCTTTCTGACGAACTAGAAAACTGGGTGATTTTAGAGAGTAATGATATTCCACTCATAAGCAATGTAACTACTAGTCTTAATGCACAAGTTGGAGTAAAAAAGGTAGTTTTATTTACAACAAATAAAGGTAATGCCTATGATAGTGATGAAATACAACATACTCACTTGCGTAATTTACAATTTCACTTCCCATCTGTTAATAAAGAGTATAAGTACGCAACAGCTAAGAAATTTGTGAATACATATGAGGATATGTACGGCATAAGTCCAAGTGACAATGCTATAAGAGGGTATGACCTTATGTTTGATACCATTTTAAGAGTGACTTATGCAAATGATTTGTATAATGCTGCTATGACAG
- the guaA gene encoding glutamine-hydrolyzing GMP synthase: MQNNVLILDFGSQYTQLIARRVRELNIYCEIKPYNNPPEDLSSYKAVILSGSPHSVRGEDAPHPDLSQIKGKKPLLGVCYGAQYLAHFYDGKVGQSSTREYGRANLSFVAQDEPFLKGVSPSSQVWMSHSDTIKELPGKAVRIASTNDVENAGYKIEDEDTYGIQFHPEVYHSTDGKKILENFLVHIAGVAQTWTPDAFVDTTVSNLKAQLGEDRVILGLSGGVDSTVAATLLHKAIGKNLYCIFVNNGLLRKNEFSEVLLQYEGMGLNVKGVDASARFLEALEGESDPETKRKAIGRVFVEVFDDESKLVENAKWLGQGTIYPDVIESVSATGGPSATIKSHHNVGGLPDYMKLKVVEPLKMLFKDEVRRVGASMGLPATLLGRHPFPGPGLAIRILGDITLEKVRILQEVDYIFIQGLRDWGLYDKVWQAGAMLLPVNSVGVMGDERTYEKCVALRAVESTDGMTADWVNLPYEFLQKVSNDIINKVKGVNRVVYDISSKPPATIEWE; the protein is encoded by the coding sequence ATGCAAAATAATGTCCTTATCCTAGACTTTGGGTCACAGTATACACAACTTATTGCTCGTAGAGTACGTGAATTAAACATTTACTGTGAGATTAAGCCCTATAACAATCCTCCAGAAGATTTATCAAGTTACAAAGCAGTAATTCTGTCTGGTTCACCACACTCTGTGCGAGGAGAGGATGCTCCCCATCCAGATTTATCACAAATAAAAGGTAAAAAGCCATTACTAGGGGTTTGCTACGGGGCTCAATATCTTGCTCATTTTTATGATGGAAAAGTGGGGCAGAGTAGTACACGTGAATACGGTAGAGCAAATCTTTCCTTTGTAGCTCAAGATGAACCATTTCTTAAAGGGGTTTCACCAAGTAGTCAAGTATGGATGAGTCACAGTGATACCATAAAAGAATTACCGGGAAAAGCAGTTCGTATAGCATCAACAAATGATGTAGAAAATGCAGGCTATAAAATAGAAGATGAGGATACGTATGGGATACAGTTTCACCCAGAAGTATATCACTCTACAGACGGGAAAAAGATTTTAGAGAATTTCCTAGTACATATTGCCGGGGTGGCACAAACTTGGACACCAGATGCCTTTGTTGACACCACTGTTTCAAATTTAAAAGCACAACTAGGTGAGGATAGAGTTATCTTGGGACTTTCTGGTGGTGTTGACAGTACTGTAGCAGCCACTTTACTCCATAAGGCAATAGGAAAGAATCTGTATTGCATTTTTGTAAATAATGGACTGCTTAGAAAAAATGAATTTTCAGAGGTGTTACTTCAGTATGAAGGAATGGGACTCAATGTAAAAGGAGTTGATGCTTCGGCACGCTTCTTGGAAGCTCTGGAAGGTGAAAGCGATCCCGAAACAAAGCGTAAGGCTATAGGTCGTGTGTTTGTAGAAGTTTTTGATGATGAAAGTAAGTTAGTAGAAAATGCAAAATGGTTAGGTCAGGGTACTATTTATCCTGATGTGATAGAATCTGTAAGCGCCACTGGTGGCCCAAGCGCTACGATCAAATCACATCACAATGTAGGTGGCCTCCCAGATTATATGAAATTAAAAGTTGTAGAGCCTCTCAAAATGCTTTTTAAAGATGAAGTGAGGAGAGTAGGAGCTAGTATGGGGTTACCAGCCACTTTGTTAGGGAGACATCCTTTTCCAGGCCCAGGGTTGGCCATTAGAATCTTAGGAGATATTACACTTGAAAAAGTACGTATTTTACAAGAAGTAGATTATATTTTCATTCAAGGGTTAAGAGATTGGGGTCTTTATGATAAAGTGTGGCAAGCTGGCGCAATGTTACTCCCTGTAAACTCTGTAGGAGTAATGGGGGATGAGCGAACCTATGAGAAGTGTGTGGCTCTAAGAGCGGTAGAAAGTACGGATGGAATGACGGCAGATTGGGTCAATTTACCGTATGAATTTCTACAAAAAGTTTCAAATGATATAATTAATAAGGTAAAAGGCGTTAATAGAGTGGTATATGATATCAGTTCTAAGCCACCTGCGACTATTGAGTGGGAATAA
- a CDS encoding Lrp/AsnC family transcriptional regulator, whose translation MVDNINNGILRCLQENARQSNTAIGKIVGISSPAVAERIRKMEDVGIIKSYRAVIAPELIGYQLKAIITIRAFMGKLKPFLENVKKWNEVVNCYRITGNENIVMEVVLRDQKHLEEFIDVIITYGESKTQIVLSQVVAHQPTVKSINYIK comes from the coding sequence ATGGTAGACAACATTAATAATGGAATTCTGAGATGTTTACAAGAAAATGCAAGACAATCTAATACTGCCATTGGGAAAATTGTAGGTATCAGTTCACCTGCAGTAGCAGAGCGCATACGAAAAATGGAAGATGTAGGAATCATAAAGAGTTATAGGGCAGTAATAGCACCAGAGTTGATCGGGTATCAGCTCAAGGCAATTATAACCATTAGAGCATTTATGGGTAAATTGAAACCTTTTCTTGAGAATGTAAAAAAATGGAATGAAGTTGTAAACTGCTACCGAATTACAGGGAATGAGAATATCGTGATGGAGGTGGTTTTAAGAGATCAAAAGCATCTAGAGGAGTTTATTGATGTTATAATTACTTACGGAGAATCAAAAACGCAAATTGTATTATCACAAGTAGTAGCTCATCAACCCACTGTAAAATCTATTAATTATATCAAATAG